From one Lolium rigidum isolate FL_2022 chromosome 4, APGP_CSIRO_Lrig_0.1, whole genome shotgun sequence genomic stretch:
- the LOC124649881 gene encoding pectinesterase 31-like, whose product MAQQERRLLCVAPPGSTPGDEETFPTVQAAVDAVPLGNTARTVIRLAPGVYEEPVYIAKTKNFITLAGASAQVTVITWDNTATRIKHAQRSRVIGTGTFGCGTVIVEGDDFIAENITFENSAPQGSGQAVAVRVTADRCAFYSCQFLGWQDTLYLHYGKQYLRDCYIEGNCDFIFGNSIALLEHCHIHCKSAGFITAHSRKSSSESTGYVFLRCIITGNGEAGYIFLGRPWGPFGRVVFAHTFMDRCIKPTGWHNWDKSENERTACFYEYRCSGPGSQSSNRVAWCRQLLDLEAEQFLAHSFVDPDLDRPWLLQMMAIRIPASA is encoded by the exons ATGGCGCAGCAGGAGAGGCGCTTGCTCTGCGTGGCACCGCCGGGCTCGACACCAGGAGATGAGGAGACGTTCCCGACGGTCCAGGCCGCGGTGGATGCGGTGCCGCTGGGCAACACGGCGCGCACCGTCATCCGCCTCGCGCCGGGGGTGTACGAGGAGCCCGTGTACATCGCCAAGACCAAGAACTTCATCACCCTCGCCGGCGCGTCCGCCCAGGTCACCGTCATCACCTGGGACAACACCGCCACCCGCATCAAGCACGCCCAG AGATCCAGGGTTATTGGGACAGGAACATTTGGCTGTGGAACAGTTATTGTAGAGGGAGATGATTTCATTGCAGAGAATATCACGTTTGAGAACTCAGCTCCCCAG GGATCTGGGCAAGCGGTCGCTGTACGTGTAACAGCAGATAGGTGTGCCTTCTATAGTTGCCAGTTCCTTGGTTGGCAA GATACATTATATTTACATTACGGAAAACAGTACTTAAGAGACTGTTACATTGAAGGTAATTGTGATTTCATCTTCGGTAACTCGATTGCTCTTCTGGAACATTGCCATATCCATTGCAAGTCAGCGGGATTTATTACTGCCCATAGTCGGAAATCCTCATCAGAATCGACTGGTTATGTATTCTTAAG GTGTATTATTACTGGGAATGGAGAAGCTGGATACATATTCCTGGGTCGGCCATGGGGGCCCTTTGGGAGGGTTGTATTTGCACACACTTTTATGGATCGTTGCATAAAGCCCACTGGGTGGCATAATTGGGACAAATCTGAGAATGAAAGAACCGCTTGTTTCTATGAGTACAG GTGCTCAGGGCCTGGTTCCCAATCATCGAACAGAGTTGCTTGGTGTAGACAATTGCTTGATTTGGAAGCAGAGCAGTTCCTTGCACACTCTTTCGTCGATCCGGACCTTGATAGGCCATGGCTTCTCCAGATGATGGCGATAAGGATACCGGCTTCAGCATAG